The genomic region TGAGGACGACGGTGAAACCTTCCCGCACAAAATGCTTTTGTGCGACGATGGGCAAATCAGCTATCCGTCGGCGACGCTGGGAAAAGACGGCTCCATCTACATCGTCTACGACCAGGGACGCGGCACGATCGGCCAGCACACGATCTTCTTGTCAAAGATCACGGAAGAGGATGTCCTGGCTGGCAAGCTCATCCATGACGGGAGCTTCTTGAACAACATTGTGAGCCGGCCGAGCGATCACGGTGGCGGCCGCCGTGAAGGCGACAAACTCTAGGCTTGTCGCGTTGTTGTGTTGCGGACGAGTCTTGCGATCGCCAGTTCTTCGTTGGTGTCGACCACCAGCGTGCGAACACGAGCGTCCGGTGCGGAGATGTCGGCTGTTTCTTCGCAGCACGCTTGGTTTTTGTCTTCAGACAACGAGATTCCAAAGTGCTGGAGTGATTCGCAAACCAGCCAGCGAATCTCGGGCGAATGCTGGCCGACTCCGGCCGTGAAAATCAGCGCGTCCAAGCCACCGAGGATGGCGATGTAGCTGCCGATTGTTTTGATGATTCGGCGAACGTAAATGTCAATCGCCAATGTCGCGGCTGGGTCGCCGGTTTTTCGACGGTCGAGCACCGTCCGCATGTCTGGGTCGCCGCACAGCCCGAGCAGTCCGCTCTGGCGATTCAACGCGTCTCGGACATCGCTCGGTTCCATCCCAACGTGTTCGGTCATGTGCAGCACAATCGCTGGATCCAAGTCGCCCGATCGCGTCGCCATCACCAGCCCTTCGAGCGGCGTCATTCCCATCGAGGTGTCCACGGCCAGCCCGCCGATCGATGCAGTCGCACTGGCACCGCCACCAAGGTGCAGAGAAATGATCCGTGACTCATCGTTGCCGCCGATGAACTGGATCGCTTTTTCGGTCACGTATTGGTGTGACGTTCCATGGAAGCCATACCGCCGGACGGCATGGTTTTGATACCAGTCTTCTGGGACGGCATAGCGATAGGCAGCGGGAGAAAGGCTGGCGAAGTAGGACGTGTCAAAGACCAGGACTTGGGGTGTTCCGATTTCAACCAATCCCTCCACGACCGAGCGGGCGGCTGGGTTGTGCAGCGGGGCCAATGTGTCCAGCGTGCGAAGCCGACTCAAAACGTCAGTTGTGACGAGGGTCGGCCCCAGGAACAGGTCGCCACCTTGGACGATGCGATGCCCGATCACGCCAACGTTGTTCAGCCCGACTTCGTCGATGGCGATCTTTGCGGCCATGACGTGGTTGATTGCATCGCCGCCGGGTTGTCCGATTCGATCGACCAGCCCCGACGCGGTGACTTCTTCAGTTTCGGCGTCAAGGCACGCGTACTTCAGCGTCGTGCTGCCAACATTGAAAACCAGGATGTTCATGACGCCACCGTTTGGGCTTGGATGGCTGTGATCGCGACAGTGTTGACGATGTCCGTCACGGTGCATCCACGCGACAGATCGTTGACTGGTTTGTTCAGTCCCTGCAGGACGGGGCCAATCGCGATTGCACCGGCAGATCGCTGGACGGCTTTGTAAAGGTTGTTTCCGGTGTTCAGGTCAGGGAAGACCAGCACCGTGGCTTGTCCCGCGACGGGGTTGCCGGGCATCTTGGTGGCAGCCACGTCAGGGTCAACGGCGGCGTCGTATTGCAGGGGGCCTTCGACCAACAAATCAGGTCGTCGTTTGCGAACCATGGCTGTCGCTTCGCGGACTTTTTCGACGTCTTCACCGTGCCCGCTTTCGCCGGTGGAATAGGACAGCATGGCGATCTTCGGATCGATGCCGAACTGGATCGCGGTCTCGGCACTGCTGATGGCGATTTCAGTCAGTTGTTCGGCGGTGGGGTTGGGGATCACGGCGCAGTCACCGTACACGAGCACCCCCTTCTTCAAGCACATGAGAAACACACTGCTGACCACCTTCACATCGGGCCGTGTTCGAATGAATTCAAACGCGGGACGAATGGTGTTGGCGGTGGTGTGAATCGCACCGGAAACCAAACCGCCGGCCAAGCCTCGGTGGACCAGCATCGTGCCGAAGTAGGTGACGTCGATCATGCGATCATGAGCGATGTCGGTGGTGACGCCTTTGTGTTTTCGAAGTTGATAGTACTCGCTGGCGAACGAATCTCTGAGCGGACTGGTTGCCGGGTCAATGATCTCGAGTCCGTCGTTGGGAAGCATGACGCCTGCGCGAGTCGCGGCTGCGGAGATCAAGTTTGGATCGCCGAGCAGAATCACGTCGGTCACATCGCGTCGTCGCAACACATCGACGGCCTGCAGGATTCGCGGTTCCGTCGCTTCGGGCAACACGATTTTGACACGTTGCTGTCGCGCCCGTTGGATCAGCGAGTGTTCAAACAGCATTGGCGTGATTCGTGGGACCACGGGAGCTTGCAGTTGATCAGCGAGTGAGTCCGTGTCGACATGTCGCTCGAACACACCGATTGCCGACTCGATTTTTCGCGGCGAAT from Rhodopirellula islandica harbors:
- a CDS encoding acetate/propionate family kinase; the encoded protein is MNILVFNVGSTTLKYACLDAETEEVTASGLVDRIGQPGGDAINHVMAAKIAIDEVGLNNVGVIGHRIVQGGDLFLGPTLVTTDVLSRLRTLDTLAPLHNPAARSVVEGLVEIGTPQVLVFDTSYFASLSPAAYRYAVPEDWYQNHAVRRYGFHGTSHQYVTEKAIQFIGGNDESRIISLHLGGGASATASIGGLAVDTSMGMTPLEGLVMATRSGDLDPAIVLHMTEHVGMEPSDVRDALNRQSGLLGLCGDPDMRTVLDRRKTGDPAATLAIDIYVRRIIKTIGSYIAILGGLDALIFTAGVGQHSPEIRWLVCESLQHFGISLSEDKNQACCEETADISAPDARVRTLVVDTNEELAIARLVRNTTTRQA
- the pta gene encoding phosphate acetyltransferase codes for the protein MIQRSVYIGTNGNATGKRMVALGMMELAARRFGRVAFFRPVVHVGPDDDQSIRMMRSRYGIVTPADEMFGVTRAQARQMLADDRYSDLIQLIQQRFKTLEAKADFVVAEGTSYQGLAPELEFELNADIAANIGSRVLSVYAMGNRSVDECVQSVLIGNESFVDRGAQLIATVINQVPDDQSTALNAAIKTSKLDSKAPLYFLPEEPLLRQPTVREIQAGIGAKLVSGDESSLDREVAVRKVAAMQLPGFLERLSNAALVMTPGDRSDILVGCVLACSQPDGPSPAAVVLTGGILPPPSIRRLVENANALPILVASEDTYTVASKAAEVRAEIGDHSPRKIESAIGVFERHVDTDSLADQLQAPVVPRITPMLFEHSLIQRARQQRVKIVLPEATEPRILQAVDVLRRRDVTDVILLGDPNLISAAATRAGVMLPNDGLEIIDPATSPLRDSFASEYYQLRKHKGVTTDIAHDRMIDVTYFGTMLVHRGLAGGLVSGAIHTTANTIRPAFEFIRTRPDVKVVSSVFLMCLKKGVLVYGDCAVIPNPTAEQLTEIAISSAETAIQFGIDPKIAMLSYSTGESGHGEDVEKVREATAMVRKRRPDLLVEGPLQYDAAVDPDVAATKMPGNPVAGQATVLVFPDLNTGNNLYKAVQRSAGAIAIGPVLQGLNKPVNDLSRGCTVTDIVNTVAITAIQAQTVAS